Proteins encoded in a region of the Populus nigra chromosome 3, ddPopNigr1.1, whole genome shotgun sequence genome:
- the LOC133689724 gene encoding ubiquitin-conjugating enzyme E2 variant 1D-like isoform X1 translates to MTLGSGGSSVVVPRNFRLLEELERGEKGIGDGTVSYGMDDGDDIYMRSWTGTVIGPHNTVHEGRIYQLKLFCDKDYPEKPPSVRFHSRINMTCVNHETGVVEPKKFGLLSNWQRDYTMEDILTQLKKEMTAPHNRKLVQPPEGTYF, encoded by the exons ATGACGCTTGGCTCAGGAGGATCCAGTGTCGTGG TCCCTCGGAACTTCAGATTGCTTGAGGAACTTGAACGTGGAGAAAAAGGTATTGGGGATGGCACAGTAAGCTATGGAATGGATGACGGAGATGACATTTACATGCGCTCTTGGACTGGCACTGTAATCGGTCCTCACAAt ACTGTACATGAAGGGCGAATTTATCAGTTAAAGCTGTTCTGTGATAAAGATTACCCGGAGAAGCCACCAAGTGTTCGCTTTCATTCTCGGATCAATATGACTTGTGTTAACCATGAAACTGGAGTG GTGGAACCAAAAAAGTTTGGACTTCTCTCAAATTGGCAGCGAGATTACACTATGGAGGACATACTGACACAGCTGAAGAAGGAGATGACAGCACCACACAACCGGAAGCTGGTCCAGCCTCCTGAGGGTACCTACTTCTAG
- the LOC133689724 gene encoding ubiquitin-conjugating enzyme E2 variant 1C-like isoform X2 produces the protein MIYAFLLISFPRNFRLLEELERGEKGIGDGTVSYGMDDGDDIYMRSWTGTVIGPHNTVHEGRIYQLKLFCDKDYPEKPPSVRFHSRINMTCVNHETGVVEPKKFGLLSNWQRDYTMEDILTQLKKEMTAPHNRKLVQPPEGTYF, from the exons ATGATTTATGCTTTTTTGTTGATATCTT TCCCTCGGAACTTCAGATTGCTTGAGGAACTTGAACGTGGAGAAAAAGGTATTGGGGATGGCACAGTAAGCTATGGAATGGATGACGGAGATGACATTTACATGCGCTCTTGGACTGGCACTGTAATCGGTCCTCACAAt ACTGTACATGAAGGGCGAATTTATCAGTTAAAGCTGTTCTGTGATAAAGATTACCCGGAGAAGCCACCAAGTGTTCGCTTTCATTCTCGGATCAATATGACTTGTGTTAACCATGAAACTGGAGTG GTGGAACCAAAAAAGTTTGGACTTCTCTCAAATTGGCAGCGAGATTACACTATGGAGGACATACTGACACAGCTGAAGAAGGAGATGACAGCACCACACAACCGGAAGCTGGTCCAGCCTCCTGAGGGTACCTACTTCTAG
- the LOC133688906 gene encoding probable CCR4-associated factor 1 homolog 11 codes for MSNSDKPPPPQPPPPRPQRARTVLIRSVWADNLEEEFKFIRSEIDRYPLISMDTEFPGIVVRPVVGDPYNRHRDPTAHYLSLKANVDLLNLIQIGLTIADEDGNLPDLGFKDLCFIWEFNFRDFDVAHDAHAHDSVELLRRQGIDFEKNRELGIDSVKFAELMMSSGLVLNQSVSWVTFHCAYDFGYLVKCLTHKVLPEGLNEFLELVRVFFGDRVYDIKHIIRFCEGLYGGLDRVCKELGVDRVIGKSHQAGSDSLLTLHAYLKIQDKYFFKDKDNDRGLEKHANVLHGLELFDWIVD; via the coding sequence ATGTCAAACTCTGATAAACCGCCGCCGCCGCAGCCTCCACCACCACGACCGCAACGTGCAAGGACTGTCTTGATCCGGTCGGTCTGGGCAGACAATTTAGAAGAAGAATTCAAGTTTATCCGATCCGAAATCGACAGGTACCCGTTAATCTCAATGGACACAGAGTTTCCCGGTATCGTCGTCCGTCCTGTCGTTGGAGATCCGTACAACCGCCATCGTGACCCGACCGCTCACTACTTGAGCCTCAAAGCCAACGTTGATCTCTTAAATCTGATCCAAATAGGACTCACGATCGCTGACGAGGATGGGAATTTACCCGATCTAGGTTTTAAGGATCTCTGCTTCATTTGGGAATTCAATTTTAGGGATTTTGACGTGGCGCATGATGCACATGCGCATGACTCGGTGGAGTTGTTGAGGCGGCAGGGAATTGATTTCGAGAAGAATCGGGAGCTCGGGATTGACTCGGTGAAATTCGCTGAGTTGATGATGTCGAGTGGACTCGTGCTGAATCAGTCAGTGAGTTGGGTAACGTTTCACTGTGCTTATGATTTTGGTTACTTAGTGAAATGTTTGACTCATAAAGTGTTGCCAGAGGGGTTAAATGAGTTCTTGGAATTAGTGAGGGTGTTTTTTGGAGATAGGGTTTATGATATAAAGCATATAATAAGGTTTTGTGAGGGTTTATATGGTGGATTGGACCGGGTATGTAAGGAACTGGGCGTGGATCGGGTTATAGGGAAGAGTCATCAAGCCGGGTCAGATAGTTTGTTGACATTGCATGCTTATTTGAAGATACAAGATAAGTATTTTTTCAAGGATAAAGATAATGATCGAGGATTAGAGAAGCACGCTAATGTTTTGCATGGTTTAGAATTGTTTGATTGGATTGTAGATTGA